A stretch of the Lytechinus variegatus isolate NC3 chromosome 5, Lvar_3.0, whole genome shotgun sequence genome encodes the following:
- the LOC121415475 gene encoding uncharacterized protein LOC121415475: MYADDIQIYTMFVPTDPVAVDTAIHKLSCCITEIHDWMKANKLKLNDAKTEFFVSASPHHLSSDLMKDVRLTINEKSFQPCKSVRNLGITFEPSANLSHHVTLVCRNVKFHLRNLWRVRRFIDKQTCHAAVRALVLSRLDYCNSLFSVLSQKDLDRLQRLQNSAARLVFSAPLRTRTEPLRLELHWLPVRQRIAFKILLLVFKSLNHRSPEYIDNILIRRSQVRTTRSSSSIWLTQRLSKRRAGETSFPVIAAKLWNHLPAAVKMASSVEQFKKAIKSHLFC; this comes from the coding sequence ATGTATGCAGATGACATTCAGATCTACACCATGTTTGTTCCAACGGATCCAGTGGCAGTTGATACTGCTATTCACAAACTTAGCTGCTGTATCACTGAAATCCATGACTGGATGAAGGCAAACAAGCTCAAACTCAATGATGCAAAGACTGAATTCTTTGTCTCTGCTTCGCCACATCATTTATCATCTGATCTCATGAAGGATGTCAGACTGACAATTAACGAGAAATCTTTCCAGCCTTGTAAGTCTGTTCGCAATCTTGGTATAACATTTGAGCCTTCTGCAAATCTCAGCCATCACGTCACCTTGGTCTGCAGAAACGTCAAGTTTCATCTTCGTAACCTCTGGAGAGTGAGACGTTTTATTGACAAGCAAACATGTCATGCTGCTGTCAGGGCTCTTGTTCTTTCCAGACTGGACTACTGCAATAGTCTCTTCAGCGTTCTTAGCCAGAAGGACTTAGACCGACTTCAGAGACTACAGAACTCTGCCGCTAGGCTTGTCTTCTCTGCTCCCCTTCGGACTCGCACAGAACCTCTCCGACTGGAACTCCATTGGTTGCCTGTGAGACAGAGGATAGCCTTCAAAATTTTGCTGCTAGTCTTCAAGTCGCTCAACCACAGAAGCCCGGAGTACATCGATAACATTCTCATTCGTCGTTCTCAAGTCCGTACTACTCGTTCATCTTCGTCAATCTGGCTCACTCAACGCCTTTCCAAGAGACGTGCGGGTGAAACGTCCTTTCCTGTGATTGCTGCAAAACTATGGAATCATCTACCAGCTGCAGTGAAGATGGCCTCCTCTGTTGAACAATTCAAGAAGGCCATTAAATCCCATCTATTCTGCTAA
- the LOC121416259 gene encoding G-protein coupled receptor moody-like, with product MTTTMTAVNDSSTMSTTLSTSTSFVSETMEYTEWNGSSYDMNMTTIATTKKQLVSDAEALVMSVFLNVIALLGIIGNSVVIMSVVFCRKLQTATNVFIIALSVTDLLVCITLPFQTFALISKDGWPLPDWLCASIGGITSICFGASVLLLVLIAINRYFVITRPRSTCRRFYKPRNLFFMVSSTYLYTFIMFAVLPIVDIGKLGYSESYRICSWDDEHELSEVNDIIVGLTFSVSFIIIVVCYVRIFLFIKKHHRAMLSHRSPSEGNVGMENDFTSADQTETQLPSTPSSVPHNAANSNITEGRKTSGIQTVVNRREVEITKNLLMVIVSFFLCIAPYSVSLLLPEGLSLSIFTGILLMANACINPIIYSFKHPTFKVVIRCVICCRYADIPKPSPTLKKLLNLRRKTP from the coding sequence ATGACTACAACAATGACAGCAGTGAATGACTCTTCGACAATGTCGACAACGCTCTCAACATCGACGTCGTTTGTGTCAGAGACAATGGAATATACCGAATGGAACGGGTCTTCGTATGATATGAACATGACAACGATTGCGACAACGAAAAAACAGCTTGTATCGGATGCAGAAGCTCTCGTGATGAGTGTGTTCCTGAATGTCATAGCGCTGTTAGGAATCATTGGAAATTCAGTAGTTATCATGAGTGTGGTGTTCTGTCGAAAGTTACAAACAGCGACCAATGTGTTCATTATAGCTCTTAGCGTGACAGATCTCTTGGTGTGTATTACACTACCATTTCAGACGTTTGCTTTAATTTCAAAAGATGGCTGGCCCTTGCCAGACTGGCTATGTGCCTCTATTGGTGGTATAACAAGTATCTGCTTTGGGGCTAGTGTTCTGCTACTCGTTCTAATCGCCATCAACAGATATTTCGTTATCACCAGACCTCGTAGCACTTGTCGACGGTTCTACAAACCCCGTAACCTTTTTTTCATGGTGTCCTCAACCTACCTGTACACTTTCATCATGTTCGCTGTCCTACCGATAGTTGATATCGGGAAGTTAGGTTATTCGGAATCCTATCGTATCTGTTCGTGGGATGACGAGCACGAACTCTCTGAAGTCAACGACATCATCGTGGGGCTGACATTCAGCGTATcgttcatcatcatcgtcgtctgCTACGTCCGAATATTTCTCTTCATCAAGAAGCATCACCGTGCCATGCTCTCCCATAGATCACCAAGTGAAGGAAACGTCGGGATGGAGAATGACTTTACTAGCGCAGATCAGACGGAGACCCAGCTACCCTCTACCCCTTCCTCCGTACCTCATAATGCAGCAAATTCTAACATTACAGAAGGACGGAAGACATCGGGTATCCAGACTGTAGTCAACAGACGAGAGGTGGAGATCACCAAGAACCTTCTAATGGTCATTGTATCATTTTTCCTGTGCATTGCACCTTACAGTGTCTCTTTGCTGTTACCCGAAGGTCTATCCCTGTCTATATTCACCGGGATACTCCTTATGGCCAATGCTTGCATCAatccaattatatattccttcaAACATCCTACATTTAAAGTTGTCATCCGATGTGTTATCTGCTGTAGGTATGCAGACATTCCAAAGCCTTCACCGACATTAAAGAAGCTCTTAAACCTGAGGCGTAAAACACCTTAA